Proteins encoded together in one Lutra lutra chromosome 4, mLutLut1.2, whole genome shotgun sequence window:
- the HEYL gene encoding hairy/enhancer-of-split related with YRPW motif-like protein isoform X1: MKRPREPSGSDSESDGPIDVGREGELSQMARPLSTPSPSQMQARKKRRGIIEKRRRDRINSSLSELRRLVPTAFEKQGSSKLEKAEVLQMTVDHLKMLHATGGTGFFDARALAVDFRSIGFRECLTEVIRYLGVLEGPSSRADPVRIRLLSHLNSYAAEMEPSPTPAGPLAFPAWPWSFFHSCPGLSAPSNQLTILGRVPGPILPSAPSLAYPLQALRTAPVRRATGTILPARRNLLPSRGASSMRRARPLERPAAPLPIAPGIRAARSSHTTPLLRSSSPVPPGIVGSPAYVAVPAPRSSSPGAAGRPAGAGPCHSWVSEITEIGAF; the protein is encoded by the exons ATGAAGCGGCCCAGGGAGCCGAGCGGGTCTGACAGCGAGTCCGACGGACCCATCGACGTGGGCCGCGAGGGCGAGCTGAG cCAGATGGCCAGGCCGCTGTCCACCCCCAGCCCTTCGCAGatgcaagccaggaagaaacGCAGAGGG ATCATAGAGAAACGGCGCCGAGACCGCATCAACAGCAGCCTTTCTGAGTTGCGACGCTTGGTCCCCACCGCCTTTGAGAAACAG GGCTCCTCCAAGCTGGAGAAGGCCGAGGTCCTGCAGATGACAGTGGACCACTTGAAAATGCTCCATGCCACTGGTGGGACAG GATTCTTTGATGCCCGAGCCTTGGCAGTGGACTTCCGCAGCATCGGTTTTCGGGAGTGCCTCACTGAGGTCATCAGGTACCTGGGGGTCCTGGAAGGGCCAAGCAGCCGTGCAGACCCCGTCCGGATTCGTCTTCTCTCGCACCTCAACAGCTATGCAGCTGAGATGGAGCCTTCTCCCACGCCCGCTGGCCCCCTGGCcttccctgcctggccctggTCCTTCTTCCATAGTTGTCCAGGGCTGTCAGCCCCGAGCAACCAGCTCACTATCCTGGGAAGAGTGCCCGGTCCCATCCTGCCTAGCGCCCCCTCTCTCGCTTACCCCCTCCAGGCCCTCCGAACCGCTCCTGTGCGGAGAGCCACTGGCACCATCCTGCCAGCCCGCAGGAATTTGCTGCCCAGTCGAGGGGCATCTTCCATGCGCAGGGCCCGTCCCTTGGAGAGACCAGCTGCCCCCCTGCCTATAGCCCCTGGCATCAGGGCTGCCAGGAGCAGCCACACGACACCCCTCCTACGATCTTCTTCCCCTGTACCTCCTGGCATTGTGGGGTCCCCTGCTTATGTGGCTGTTCCTGCCCCCAGGTCCTCTTCcccaggggcagctgggaggcCAGCAGGAGCTGGGCCCTGCCACTCCTGGGTCTCTGAAATCACTGAAATCGGGGCTTTCTGA
- the HEYL gene encoding hairy/enhancer-of-split related with YRPW motif-like protein isoform X2 — MARPLSTPSPSQMQARKKRRGIIEKRRRDRINSSLSELRRLVPTAFEKQGSSKLEKAEVLQMTVDHLKMLHATGGTGFFDARALAVDFRSIGFRECLTEVIRYLGVLEGPSSRADPVRIRLLSHLNSYAAEMEPSPTPAGPLAFPAWPWSFFHSCPGLSAPSNQLTILGRVPGPILPSAPSLAYPLQALRTAPVRRATGTILPARRNLLPSRGASSMRRARPLERPAAPLPIAPGIRAARSSHTTPLLRSSSPVPPGIVGSPAYVAVPAPRSSSPGAAGRPAGAGPCHSWVSEITEIGAF, encoded by the exons ATGGCCAGGCCGCTGTCCACCCCCAGCCCTTCGCAGatgcaagccaggaagaaacGCAGAGGG ATCATAGAGAAACGGCGCCGAGACCGCATCAACAGCAGCCTTTCTGAGTTGCGACGCTTGGTCCCCACCGCCTTTGAGAAACAG GGCTCCTCCAAGCTGGAGAAGGCCGAGGTCCTGCAGATGACAGTGGACCACTTGAAAATGCTCCATGCCACTGGTGGGACAG GATTCTTTGATGCCCGAGCCTTGGCAGTGGACTTCCGCAGCATCGGTTTTCGGGAGTGCCTCACTGAGGTCATCAGGTACCTGGGGGTCCTGGAAGGGCCAAGCAGCCGTGCAGACCCCGTCCGGATTCGTCTTCTCTCGCACCTCAACAGCTATGCAGCTGAGATGGAGCCTTCTCCCACGCCCGCTGGCCCCCTGGCcttccctgcctggccctggTCCTTCTTCCATAGTTGTCCAGGGCTGTCAGCCCCGAGCAACCAGCTCACTATCCTGGGAAGAGTGCCCGGTCCCATCCTGCCTAGCGCCCCCTCTCTCGCTTACCCCCTCCAGGCCCTCCGAACCGCTCCTGTGCGGAGAGCCACTGGCACCATCCTGCCAGCCCGCAGGAATTTGCTGCCCAGTCGAGGGGCATCTTCCATGCGCAGGGCCCGTCCCTTGGAGAGACCAGCTGCCCCCCTGCCTATAGCCCCTGGCATCAGGGCTGCCAGGAGCAGCCACACGACACCCCTCCTACGATCTTCTTCCCCTGTACCTCCTGGCATTGTGGGGTCCCCTGCTTATGTGGCTGTTCCTGCCCCCAGGTCCTCTTCcccaggggcagctgggaggcCAGCAGGAGCTGGGCCCTGCCACTCCTGGGTCTCTGAAATCACTGAAATCGGGGCTTTCTGA